The Antarcticibacterium sp. 1MA-6-2 genome has a window encoding:
- a CDS encoding META domain-containing protein, producing MNTKIRILFISILVIFTSCKNEDHSGKVVLDSTSDSTSVIDRLNGSWKLIRVNDTSFTIENVYPINYGGQPKIAIDTDERKIGGFTGCNTWGTTLNIVDNSIVFIDSIEKHEQGCGGTWEAEYLNLLKNNKSFTVQDDHLKLTSSDNKTLTFQRVK from the coding sequence TTGAATACGAAAATTAGAATTTTATTTATTTCAATTCTTGTAATTTTTACTTCCTGTAAAAATGAGGATCATAGTGGAAAAGTTGTTTTGGATAGTACTAGTGATTCTACCTCGGTAATAGATAGGTTGAATGGTAGTTGGAAGTTAATTAGAGTAAACGACACCTCATTTACTATTGAAAATGTGTATCCAATTAATTATGGAGGTCAACCTAAAATAGCCATAGATACAGATGAAAGAAAAATTGGAGGTTTTACAGGATGTAACACTTGGGGAACAACGTTAAATATTGTTGATAATTCGATTGTTTTTATTGATTCTATAGAAAAGCACGAACAAGGATGTGGGGGAACCTGGGAAGCAGAATACTTGAATTTACTGAAAAACAACAAATCATTTACTGTACAGGATGATCACTTAAAGTTGACTTCAAGTGATAATAAAACGCTGACATTTCAAAGAGTAAAATAA
- a CDS encoding DUF262 domain-containing protein: MQNEKYKGKIFSFYELLASNKIEIPIIQRDYAQGRKDKKKIRQNFLEALYDSIDKEEKIMLDFVYGSNTDDAFQPLDGQQRLTTLFLLHWYAAQKDKKLVDEKNILIKFTYETRISSRDFCNSLVENSLILTQDSPPSETIIDSPWFYLSWKNDPTIDAMLRTIDDIHLKFYNTPNLWYKLTSKEFDLIRFYHVELENIGLTDDLYIKMNARGKLLSTFENFKAGFEKRIRDEKWESFSDFTKSFAFKIDTTWTDLFWKHFRKDNAVDTSFVNFISTLLMIRQSVERNKKTEERLRIISKLQEDSNNISPKLFEVDDFNYLVECLNLIDDHFVEIEAIKFNFPLFRHEPKESLIKTITLESDASYTQKVLLFAQLEYFRKVKIIDTQKYLEWMRVVRNIISRGDIEKSGKRPDIVRSPATFDGVIYLISELSTGCKDIYGHLSNISNLSSTFAKEQVEEEKFKAKIIFKNPDSKKILFELEDTDLLRGRIDFIFYCLDIDKQQDSIDTEFLEEIKNVFIDNLSTDTCLTNDLRRALLTISVNGRYEFYHYWWSFWNVVDSDKRRLIDKYREIEYLIHSEFSEYFKILIHRLRSNSLKEIVNNFNPDNSFPNWKLKLIKEENLLNENGSNYIAISQDNSYCYLLKSKRPRDKKGCIKIE, encoded by the coding sequence ATGCAAAACGAAAAATACAAAGGTAAAATCTTCAGTTTTTATGAACTATTAGCATCCAATAAAATTGAAATCCCCATTATCCAGCGTGATTACGCACAAGGAAGGAAGGATAAAAAGAAAATAAGACAAAATTTTTTAGAAGCTTTGTATGATAGCATTGACAAAGAAGAAAAAATAATGCTTGATTTCGTATACGGGAGTAATACAGACGATGCATTTCAACCATTAGATGGCCAGCAAAGATTAACAACATTATTTCTTTTACATTGGTACGCTGCACAAAAAGATAAAAAATTAGTCGATGAAAAAAATATTTTAATAAAATTTACATATGAAACAAGAATTTCCTCCCGAGATTTTTGTAATTCTCTGGTAGAAAACAGCCTTATTTTAACACAAGATTCACCTCCTAGTGAAACTATAATTGATTCACCTTGGTTTTATTTATCCTGGAAGAATGACCCTACCATCGATGCAATGCTTAGGACAATAGATGACATTCATCTTAAATTTTATAACACCCCTAATCTTTGGTATAAATTAACGTCTAAAGAATTTGACTTAATCCGATTTTATCACGTAGAATTAGAAAATATCGGTTTAACTGATGATCTCTATATCAAAATGAATGCAAGGGGGAAATTGCTTTCAACATTTGAAAACTTTAAAGCTGGATTTGAGAAAAGAATTCGAGATGAAAAATGGGAGTCTTTTTCGGACTTCACAAAATCATTTGCATTTAAAATAGATACTACTTGGACGGATCTATTTTGGAAACATTTTAGAAAAGATAATGCAGTTGATACTTCGTTCGTTAACTTTATTTCTACCCTATTAATGATTAGACAGTCCGTTGAAAGAAATAAAAAAACAGAAGAAAGATTGAGAATCATCTCAAAATTGCAAGAGGATTCAAATAACATCTCTCCCAAACTTTTTGAAGTTGATGATTTCAACTATCTAGTTGAATGCCTTAATCTTATTGACGATCATTTTGTTGAAATTGAAGCGATTAAGTTCAATTTCCCCCTTTTTAGGCATGAGCCAAAAGAAAGTTTAATTAAAACCATCACACTTGAATCAGACGCTTCATATACTCAGAAGGTACTTCTTTTTGCTCAATTAGAATATTTCAGAAAAGTGAAAATTATAGATACTCAAAAATACTTAGAGTGGATGAGAGTAGTTAGAAATATAATTTCTAGAGGGGACATAGAAAAAAGTGGTAAGAGACCTGACATCGTAAGAAGTCCAGCAACATTTGATGGTGTTATATACCTTATATCTGAGTTATCAACCGGGTGTAAGGATATTTATGGCCATTTATCAAATATTAGTAATCTAAGTTCAACATTTGCTAAAGAACAAGTTGAAGAGGAGAAATTTAAAGCTAAAATAATATTCAAAAATCCTGACTCTAAAAAAATACTTTTTGAGTTAGAAGATACAGATTTATTAAGGGGAAGAATTGATTTTATTTTTTACTGTTTGGATATTGACAAACAACAAGACAGTATTGATACTGAATTTTTAGAAGAAATTAAAAACGTATTCATAGACAACTTGAGTACCGACACATGCTTAACAAATGATTTAAGAAGAGCTTTACTGACCATATCAGTTAACGGTAGGTATGAATTTTATCACTATTGGTGGTCTTTTTGGAATGTAGTAGATAGTGATAAGAGAAGATTGATAGACAAATATCGTGAGATCGAATATCTGATCCACTCTGAGTTTAGCGAATATTTCAAAATTCTAATTCATAGACTTAGAAGTAACAGTTTGAAGGAGATAGTCAATAACTTTAATCCCGACAAC
- a CDS encoding DUF262 domain-containing protein, whose product MDNILELKTISELQEFNFFIPSYQRGYRWSTKEVVELLNDISNFTPRLIEEHSDEKTWYCLQPIVVKKIENGKYEVIDGQQRLTTIYLILYYLNQDFVEKKEISYFN is encoded by the coding sequence ATGGATAATATATTAGAACTAAAAACCATAAGTGAACTTCAAGAATTTAATTTCTTTATACCATCTTACCAAAGAGGTTATAGATGGAGTACTAAAGAAGTTGTCGAGTTATTAAATGATATTTCCAATTTTACACCTAGATTAATAGAGGAACATAGTGATGAAAAAACATGGTATTGTCTTCAACCCATTGTTGTAAAGAAAATTGAGAATGGCAAATATGAGGTTATAGATGGGCAACAAAGACTTACTACCATATATTTGATTCTCTATTATTTAAATCAAGATTTTGTTGAAAAAAAAGAGATAAGTTATTTCAATTAG
- a CDS encoding trans-aconitate 2-methyltransferase, translating into MKKSTVEEIRERFDNDIERFSNLGTGQLATIDAKVSLELITEASKRITPKAENLLDIGCGAGNYSLMMLSKLPNLNCTLVDLSQPMLERALERVLQQAKRKVEIVQGDIRVIELPEEHFDIILVSAVLHHLRDDRDWETTFTKLFKLLKLGGCLMISDLITQDTEVINDYTWEKYGDYLERLGGKEYREKVLDYIAKEDSPRSMNYQLDLMKKVGFRKVEILHKNMCFGAFGGIK; encoded by the coding sequence ATGAAAAAATCAACAGTAGAAGAAATTAGAGAGCGGTTTGACAATGATATAGAACGGTTCTCCAACCTTGGTACAGGTCAACTTGCTACAATTGACGCAAAGGTTTCGCTAGAACTTATTACAGAAGCCTCTAAACGTATTACACCTAAAGCTGAGAATTTATTAGATATTGGTTGTGGTGCAGGAAATTATTCTCTTATGATGCTTTCAAAATTACCAAATTTGAATTGCACCTTAGTTGATTTAAGTCAGCCTATGCTGGAAAGAGCATTAGAAAGAGTATTACAACAGGCAAAAAGAAAAGTAGAAATTGTGCAGGGGGACATTAGAGTTATAGAGCTGCCTGAAGAACATTTTGACATCATCTTAGTAAGTGCAGTCTTGCACCATTTGAGAGATGACAGAGACTGGGAAACTACCTTTACTAAACTTTTTAAGTTATTAAAACTAGGTGGTTGTTTAATGATTTCTGATCTGATTACACAAGACACCGAAGTAATAAATGACTATACTTGGGAAAAGTATGGCGACTATTTAGAACGCTTGGGTGGGAAAGAATACCGCGAAAAGGTCCTAGATTATATTGCAAAAGAAGATTCCCCTAGGTCAATGAATTATCAATTGGATCTTATGAAGAAAGTAGGTTTTAGGAAGGTTGAGATTCTTCACAAGAATATGTGTTTCGGAGCTTTTGGTGGAATAAAATAG